Within Cellulophaga sp. L1A9, the genomic segment CCAAAAGATTACTCTATTTTACCAACCTATCCAATAAAGAAATTGGATATGAATTAGGATATAGCGAACCTGCCAATTTTAGTGCTTTTTTTAAAAAACACACTCAATTATCTCCTTTACACTTCAAAAAAAGAGAAAACAAATCCTAATATCGGATTTTCATATGTTTACTCCCATTTTTCATATTTCACAGCCTCCTAAACTGTGTCATCTTTGCATTGTAATTTATACCTAATCAGTTAAAAACTAAATACAATGAATACAATAATTCATAAAGCAGAAACAAGAGGAAAAGCAAATCACGGTTGGTTAAGTTCAAATCACACCTTTAGTTTTGCAAATTATCACAACCCAGAAAGAATGAACTTTGGTGTACTGCGCGTTTTAAATGACGACCGCGTGCAAGCAGGAATGGGTTTCGGAACACACCCACACGATAATATGGAGATTATTTCTATTCCTTTGGAAGGAGATTTAGAACACAAAGACAGCTTAGGAAATGTTACCGTAATTAAAGAAGGAGATGTACAAATCATGAGTGCAGGAACAGGTGTTACACATTCTGAATACAATAAAAACAAAGACAAGGATGTAAAATTTCTTCAAATATGGATATTCCCTAAAGAGAAAAATCAAGCA encodes:
- a CDS encoding pirin family protein — translated: MNTIIHKAETRGKANHGWLSSNHTFSFANYHNPERMNFGVLRVLNDDRVQAGMGFGTHPHDNMEIISIPLEGDLEHKDSLGNVTVIKEGDVQIMSAGTGVTHSEYNKNKDKDVKFLQIWIFPKEKNQAPRYDQISIRAIEKENEFYQVLSPNKDDQGVWVNQDAWFHIGKFTKEESDTYTIKKEGNGVYAFILEGAVEINNQKLSKRDGMGIWDTETIHVKATENARVLLMEVPMTR